The region GTTAAGTGCAGGTTGTGTTGCAGACATTAGGACAACTGTTACACCAAAATGATTAACCAATCCTTTGAGCACACTTATTATTGGCTTTAAAAATTCTGTGGGAATCATTTGCGCCTCGTCTAAAATAATAACGCTGTTTACTATGTTGTGAATTTTTCTGCAAACAGAAGTCTTATTTCCAAACAACGATTCAAACAATTGAACATTAGTTGTTACGATTATTGGTGCATCCCAATTTTCGGTTGCAAGTCTGTTCTTGGTGTTCTCGCTTTCAAGATCAAGATTGCTATGATGCTCTACAACCTGATCATCGCCAAAAAGAAACTTACCTTCCTGTTTAAATTTTTCAATCTCTTCATCAATGTCAGTGCCGTATTTAAAAACTTTTGCTGTTTGTTCAATTATACTTGTGTATGGAATAGCAACAATGATTCTTTTCTTTTTGTGTATTAAAGCGTGCTCTAAAGCGAATGCCATTGATGAAAGTGTCTTTCCTCCACCAGTCGGCACCGTTAGTGAAAAGAAACCGGGAGAAAGATTAGCTTTTTCTCTGCATTGATTTAAAATTTCATTTCGTCTTTTATTTAGTGTTCCAACCGATTTCTTGGTCGTCATATAGTTATCAAATCGCTGCTTCAATTCTTCTATTGATAAATACCCGCCTCTATCTTTTTCATCCATATAATTTTCTGTATCAAGAAAGTCAGCATCAACAAGACAAGAAAAAAGCATTCTAATCCAGAGATGAATTTGTTCATTAGAGTTTTTATCTGTTTTATTCTTGAAAACTGTTGGAATGGAAGATGGGATTGCTTTATTAAGAAACTGTTTTGCTTCTTCAATTATTTTTATTTTCTCTAAATCATCAGTAATAAGCTTACCATCATCGAAAAGACGGTTTTCTAAATCTGCTATCCAGTCTTTTAATCCCGTATGATGACACCCAATAACATAAGATAAAATTTTTGCCGCTTGAGAATAATTAAATTTTTCAAAAATATATGCAGCCCCTGCCTGGCTATGATTTGGTCTGCTGCCATAATTTTCTATATGTGCGTCTTCATCATGATAACCGGTTTCTCTTCTAATATACTTTTGCCAATCAGGATGATATTTTCCGAGGTCGTGCAGATAACCAGCTAACTCAGCCCAATCTTTATTTCCGAATTCAGAAGCGAATTCACCAGCTCTTTTTGCAGTATCATTAAGATGAGTAGATAAATAATGCGGCTCTGCCCAAATTCCTTCTGAAGATTTTTTTATGTGTGCGATAAATTCTTTTTTCATTTTATCTGCTAATTATTAGCCGTTGAACCAAATAATTAATCACAAACTTTAAACTGTGATTGCTGTATTAAATTAAAGAACTATATTGTGTAAGCCAGCAGCGTGTATAATGTTGCCCACCAAATCAGCATCCCCCAAAAGGCAAATGAAAGAGGAAAGAAGGGAATGATATCGCCATATATTGCTTTGATATTCATACTTCCGTTGCAAACTTAACAAGTAAGAGAAACAGAGGCAACTATTTGCGCAGAGTTCATTTCATAACTATTAAATGATCTTATCTCATAAATTCCTGTATTTGATTTTTAATGACAGATTTATCTGCAGTAATTTGTTTTTATGTTACTTTGGTTAACCAATTCATTAGTAATTTTATGGTGTGAAAAAATTAAAAGCTCTTTTCAGACTCATAAGATTTGAACTTCCGCTTGCTGCTGGAATTTGTGTTGTGCTTGGTCAGCTTTTTGCTCTTGGCAGATTTGCACCATTTTATTTAACACTATCAGCAGCTTTGTCTGTTTTTCTTATCTCCGCTTCAATACTCGTTTCAAATGATTACTTTGATGTTGAAACTGATAGAATAAACGCACCTCACAGACCTATTCCTTCTAAAGCTGTTACTTCTAACGAGGCGATGTTGCTTGCAGTCTTTTTATTATTAGCCGGACTAATATTAAGCTTTACAATTAGTGTTGAAGCTTTATTATTTTCAATCGGTTTAACAGTAATTGGTTTATTATACAACAGGAAATTCAAACGGAATGGTTTAGCCGGAAATCTTATGGTTAGTTTTTCCGTTGGTATGACTTTTATTTTCGGAGGTCTGTCTGTTGGATTACCACTCAATAAGATTGTTTTGTTCTTTGCACTTATTGCGGCACTCGTTGATCTTGGTGAAGAAATTGCTGCTGATTCAATGGATGTTAAAGGTGATCTGCTGATTGACTCAAACTCAATCGCAATTAAATACGGTAAAGAAAAAGCATTAAGATTAAGTGTGTTTATATTTGTATTTGTAATACTATTAAGTTTTATACCTTTTTTATTGAAGTGGTTTAAGCTGATATACCTAATACCAATCGCTGTAATGGATATCTTTATCGGTATTTCAACATATAAACTTATCAAATCAAAAAATGAAGAGGGTCGTAAATATATCCGTTTACTTTATCTTGGAGCGACC is a window of Ignavibacterium sp. DNA encoding:
- the cas3 gene encoding CRISPR-associated helicase Cas3' — protein: MKKEFIAHIKKSSEGIWAEPHYLSTHLNDTAKRAGEFASEFGNKDWAELAGYLHDLGKYHPDWQKYIRRETGYHDEDAHIENYGSRPNHSQAGAAYIFEKFNYSQAAKILSYVIGCHHTGLKDWIADLENRLFDDGKLITDDLEKIKIIEEAKQFLNKAIPSSIPTVFKNKTDKNSNEQIHLWIRMLFSCLVDADFLDTENYMDEKDRGGYLSIEELKQRFDNYMTTKKSVGTLNKRRNEILNQCREKANLSPGFFSLTVPTGGGKTLSSMAFALEHALIHKKKRIIVAIPYTSIIEQTAKVFKYGTDIDEEIEKFKQEGKFLFGDDQVVEHHSNLDLESENTKNRLATENWDAPIIVTTNVQLFESLFGNKTSVCRKIHNIVNSVIILDEAQMIPTEFLKPIISVLKGLVNHFGVTVVLMSATQPALNGKIGSDANTIEGFDNVIEIIENPDLLAKDFKRVQYILPKEFNNPSGWIDIAEELQTYDQVLCIVNQRNDCRQLHKLMPKGTVHLSGLMCGEERSEIISDIKTKLKNKEPIRVISTQLVEAGVDIDFPVVYRALTGLDSIAQAAGRCNRENQLQSGKVFIFVPPKPSPQGFLRKCEDAGKSILRNNSDTEFTPSLYSKYFKYLYSNLNSFDKVDFYSHLVRDVSDFNFQFRLFAEKFNMIDSTKQFSIIVQYKSTKTGKDSQRLIEQLKFAGASKELMRKLQRYVVNVPIYCFDKINNTGYVENINGYWVQSDPNLYVSGLGLICDESDWIIGSSVV
- a CDS encoding UbiA family prenyltransferase yields the protein MKKLKALFRLIRFELPLAAGICVVLGQLFALGRFAPFYLTLSAALSVFLISASILVSNDYFDVETDRINAPHRPIPSKAVTSNEAMLLAVFLLLAGLILSFTISVEALLFSIGLTVIGLLYNRKFKRNGLAGNLMVSFSVGMTFIFGGLSVGLPLNKIVLFFALIAALVDLGEEIAADSMDVKGDLLIDSNSIAIKYGKEKALRLSVFIFVFVILLSFIPFLLKWFKLIYLIPIAVMDIFIGISTYKLIKSKNEEGRKYIRLLYLGATFGLFIFLFMRLIGL